From one Rhodamnia argentea isolate NSW1041297 chromosome 1, ASM2092103v1, whole genome shotgun sequence genomic stretch:
- the LOC125314475 gene encoding uncharacterized protein LOC125314475, translated as MEQEEASPRVGVLETQVNSLVSMITEMKALLEASHARRPAIPDPNNPAHPSSSNTTDKGQPEDAHLVPEATQTPHVNPQPKVSPVVINLEKEERGKSAVKTEEGAKRLAKIEECSSGQGYELAGFDKISPFAKIEVPPDYKEPEFVGKYNGTGCPRAHLKYYLRKMAHYSDYVPLLMNTFQESLAGIALAWFIELDLEDYDGWEDLAEDFLHRYKFNTATAPTREDLLRTVKGKNEHIRTYAQRWRALATQVKPSIPEDELVDLFLKALPYEYFDKLNTSGCRTFVHPIKVAERLEWAMRERKAPEVPARRRYALRKEGGAGVDIAFVPNPPKPKRFSNSNPT; from the coding sequence atggagcaagaagaagcgAGCCCGAGGGTTGGTGTGCTCGAGACACAAGTGAACTCGCTGGTTTCTATGATAACAGAGATGAAAGCTTTGCTGGAAGCTTCTCATGCAAGACGGCCGGCGATACCGGATCCGAACAATCCTGCTCATCCTTCATCGTCTAACACTACTGACAAGGGGCAACCCGAAGACGCCCATCTTGTTCCGGAAGCTACTCAAACTCCTCATGTTAATCCGCAGCCTAAAGTATCTCCCGTAGTTATTAACctggagaaggaagaaagaggaaaatctgCGGTTAAAACGGAAGAAGGGGCTAAGAGGTTGgccaagatcgaagagtgctcGAGCGGTCAAGGCTATGAGCTAGCCGGATTTGATAAGATCTCCCCTTTCGCGAAAATTGAGGTGCCGccggattacaaggaaccggaattTGTCGGGAAGTACAATGGGACAGGCTGTCCCCGTGCTcatttgaagtattatctgcgcaaGATGGCGCATTACTCGGATTACGTCCCTCTCCTCATGAACACGTTCCAGGAAAGTTTGGCCGGCATTGCTTTGGcctggttcattgaattagactTGGAAGATTATGATGGTTGGGAGGATTTAGCTGAAGATTTTCTGCATCGGTACAAATTTAACACCGCTACCGCCCCTACTCGAGAAGACTTGCTTagaaccgtgaaaggaaagaacgagCATATCCGCACGTATGCCCAGAGGTGGCGAGCCTTGGCGACGCAAGTTAAGCCATCTATCCCGGAAGATGAATTAGTAGACTTGTTTCTGAAGGCACTCCCCTATGAGTActttgacaagttgaacacgTCGGGTTGTCGGACGTTCGTCCATCCGATAAAGGTTGCGGAAAGGCTGGAATGGGccatgagagaaagaaaagcccCAGAAGTGCCGGCAAGACGTCGGTATGCATTGAGAAAAGAAGGTGGGGCGGGAGTTGACATTGCCTTTGTACCGAATCCACCAAAGCCCAAGCGGTTCTCGAATTCCAACCCGACATAG